The Streptomyces sp. NBC_01463 DNA window GGAAGCGCGAGCGACAGCGTACGGTCCAGGAACTCCCACATGCGGTCACCACGGAGGGTGACGTGGCAGCCGATCGGCTGCCCCTCGCGCAGCTTGAACTGCGCGATCGACTTGCGGGCCTTGGTGACGGCCGGCTTCTGACCGGTGATCGTGGTGAGGTCGCGCACGGCGCCATCGATCAGCTTGGAGTCGCGGGCGGCGTCGCCCACACCCATGTTGACCACGATCTTGACCAGACCGGGAATCTGCATGACGTTCTCGTAGGAGAACTCCTCACGCAGCTTGCCGGCGATTTCCTCGCGGTAGCGCGTCTTGAGACGCGGCGCTGTGGTGGTAGTCATCAGATGTCCTCACCGGTGCGCTTGGCAACGCGGATCTTGTTGCCCTCGTCGTCAAAGCGGTAGCCGACGCGAGTAACGACCTTGTTGCCGTCCTTCTCAACAACCAGCTGCACGTTGCTGACGTGGACGGGGGCCTCGGTCGTCACAATGCCACCGGTCTGCGAACCGCGAGCGGTCTGACCGGCCTTGGTGTGCTTCTTGACCCGGTTGACACCCTCGACGAGGACGCGGTCCTGAGCAGGGTAGGCAACGATGACCTTGCCCTGCTTGCCCTTGTCCTTACCGGTGATGACCTGAACCAGGTCGCCCTTCTTGATCTTCATGCTTACAGCACCTCCGGCGCGAGCGAGATGATCTTCATGAACTTCTTCTCGCGCAGCTCACGGCCCACCGGGCCGAAGATACGGGTGCCGCGGGGGTCGCCGTCGTTCTTGAGAATGACAGCGGCGTTCTCGTCGAAGCGGATGTACGAGCCATCCTGACGACGACGCTCCTTGACGGTGCGAACGATGACGGCCTTGACGACGTCACCCTTCTTCACGTTGCCACCGGGGATCGCGTCCTTGACGGTGGCGACGATGACGTCACCGATGCCCGCGTAGCGGCGACCCGAGCCACCGAGAACACGGATGGTGAGAATTTCCTTCGCACCCGTGTTGTCGGCGACGCGCAGTCGCGACTCCTGCTGGATCACGTCTATCTCCTGATCGTCTGCCGGTTCCCGGCGGGGGCCGCTCCGTTACCGGAACGGACCCCCGCCGAGCCTGGCGGAACCTGCCTGAGGGGAATGCCCCTCAGGAATTACTTGGCCTTCTCGAGGATCTCGACGACGCGCCAACGCTTCGTGGCGGACAGCGGCCGGGTCTCCATGAGGATGACACGGTCGCCGACGCCGGCGGCGTTCTGCTCGTCGTGAGCCTTGAGCTTGTTCGTACGGCGGATGACCTTGCCGTACAGCGCGTGCTTGACGCGGTCCTCGACAGCGACGACGACGGTCTTGTCCATCTTGTCGCTGACGACCAGACCCTCACGGGTCTTCCGGAAACCGCGGTCAGTGTTCGTCTCAGTCACAGTCTTCTCGCTCATCAGACGCTCTCCACCGTCTCGATGCCGAGCTCGCGCTCGCGCATCAGGGTGTAGATCCGGGCGATGTCCTTACGGACGGACTTGAGCCGGCCGTGGTTCTCGAGCTGTCCGGTCGCCGCCTGGAAGCGGAGGTTGAACAGCTCTTCCTTGGCCTCGCGGAGCTTGTTGAGGAGCTCCTCGTTGCCCAGCTCGCGCAGCTCGGACGTCTTGGTACCGGCCGACATCACGACTCACCTGCCTCGCGCCGAACAATCCGGCACTTCATCGGAAGCTTGTGAGCAGCGCGGGTGAGCGCCTCACGAGCAATCTTCTCGTTCGGGTAGGACAGCTCGAACATCACCCGGCCCGGCTTGACGTTCGCGATCCACCACTCGGGAGAACCCTTACCGGAACCCATGCGGGTCTCGGCAGGCTTCTTCGTCAGGGGACGGTCCGGGTAGATGTTGATCCAGACCTTGCCGCCACGCTTGATGTGACGGGTCATCGCGATACGAGCGGACTCGATCTGACGGTTCGTCACGTACGCCGGGGTCAGCGCCTGGATGCCGTACTCGCCGAACGCAACCTGCGTGCCACCCTTGGACATACCGCTGCGCTTCGGGTGGTGCTGCTTGCGGTGCTTGACCCTACGGGGGATCAGCATTTCGGTCAGGCCTCCGTTCCGGTGCTCTCAGCAGCCGGAGCAGCGGCGGGCGCCTCGGCCTTGGGGGCCTCGGCGGCCGGAGCCGACTGCTGCGGCTTGCGGCCGCGACCGCCACGCTCGCCACCACGGCCACCGCGGCCGGCCGGACGGTCAGCGCCGCCACGGGCCGGGCGGTTGCCCGCACGGGCAGCAGCGTTCTCGGCGCGGACCTCGGCGATGTTCTTGACGTCGCCCTTGTAGATCCAGACCTTCACGCCGATGCGGCCGAAGGTCGTCTTGGCCTCGAAGAAGCCGTAGTCGACGTTCGCACGGAGGGTGTGCAGGGGCACGCGGCCCTCGCGGTAGAACTCCGAGCGGGACATCTCGGCGCCGCCGAGGCGACCGCCGCACTGGATCTTGATGCCCTTGGCGCCGGCCTTCATCGAGCTCTGCATGCTCTTACGCATGGCCCGACGGAAGGAGACGCGGGAGGAGAGCTGCTCGGCGACGGCCTGGGCCACCAGCTGAGCGTCCACCTCGGGGTTCTTGACCTCGAGGATGTTCAGCTGGACCTGCTTGCCGGTCAGCTTCTCCAGCTCGCCACGGATGCGGTCGGCCTCGGCGCCGCGGCGGCCGATGACGATGCCCGGGCGGGCGGTGTGGATGTCAACGCGGACGCGGTCGCGGGTGCGCTCGATCTCAACCTTCGAGATGCCGGCTCGCTCCATGCCCTTCGTCATCATGCGACGAATGGCGACGTCTTCCTTGACGTAGTCCTTGTACAGCTTGTCGGCGTACCAACGGGACTTGAAGTCCGTGGTAATGCCGAGCCGGAACCCGTGCGGGTTTACCTTCTGGCCCATTACCGGGTTCCTTCCTTGCTGCTGACGACCACGGTGATGTGGCTGGTCCGCTTACGGATCCGGTAGGCACGGCCCTGAGCACGCGGACGGAACCGCTTCAGGGTCGGGCCCTCGTCCACGTACGCCTCGCTGATGACCAGCGAAGAGGCGTCAGGGTGGTCGTAGTTGTGTGCAGCGTTGGCAATGGCGCTGTCGAGCACCTTGCCAACCGGCACGCTCGCGGCCTGCGGGGCGAAACGCAGGACCGCCTGAGCCTCCGTGGCATCCATGCCACGGATGAGGTCCACCACTCGGCGGGCCTTCATGGGCGTGACGCGGATGTACCGCGCCTGGGCCCTGGCTTCCATGGTTGTCCCTTCGGTGTGAGTCATAGTCGTTTCCACCCCGCGCTAGCGGCGCTTCGACTTCCGGTCGTCCTTGACGTGGCCGCGGAAGGTGCGAGTCGGCGAGAACTCGCCGAGCTTGTGGCCGACCATCGACTCGGTGACGAACACCGGGACGTGGATCTTGCCGTTGTGCACCGCGATGGTGTGACCCAGCATGGCCGGGATGATCATCGAGCGACGGGACCAGGTCTTGATGACGTTCTTGGTGCCAGCTTCGTTCTGGACATCCACCTTCTTGACGAGGTGGCCGTCGACGAAGGGCCCCTTCTTGAGACTGCGCGGCATCTAAACCCGCTCCTAGCGCTTCTTGTTCGTCTTGCGGCGGCGGACGATGTACTTGCTCGATGCCTTCTTCGGCGAGCGAGTACGACCCTCCTTCTGACCCCACGGCGAGACCGGGTGACGTCCACCGGAGGTCTTGCCTTCACCACCACCGTGCGGGTGGTCGACCGGGTTCATCGCGACACCGCGGACGGACGGGCGAACGCCCTTCCAGCGCATGCGACCGGCCTTGCCCCAGTTGATGTTCGACTGCTCGGCGTTGCCGACCTCACCGATCGTGGCGCGGCAGCGGGCGTCGACCAGGCGGATCTCACCCGACGGCATACGAAGGTGGGCCATGGTGCCCTCCTTCGCCAGCAGCTGCACGGAGGCACCCGCGGAACGGGCGAACTTCGCGCCGCCGCCGGGCCGCAGCTCGATGGCGTGGATGGTCGTACCGACCGGGATGTTGCGCAGCGCCAGGTTGTTGCCGGGCTTGATGTCGGCGGCCGGGCCGTTCTCGACACGGTCGCCCTGCGTCAGGCCACGCGGCGCGATGATGTAGCGCTTCTCGCCGTCCGCGTAGTGCAGGAGCGCGATGCGCGCGGTGCGGTTCGGGTCGTACTCGATGTGCGCGACCTTGGCCGGCACGCCGTCCTTGTCGTGACGACGGAAGTCGATCACGCGGTAGGCGCGCTTGTGGCCACCACCCTGGTGGCGAACGGTCACACGACCGGTGTTGTTACGGCCGCCCTTGCTGTGCAGGGGGCGGACCAGCGACTTCTCCGGCGTGGACCGCGTGATCTCGACAAAGTCGGCGACGCTGGAGCCACGACGGCCCGGGGTCGTCGGCTTGTACTTGCGGATACCCATTTCTCAGTCCTCGTCCGATTCCGGACGACTCGACCTCCGTTAGGAGGTCGGGCCGCCGAAGATGTCGATTCGGTCGCCCTCAGCGAGGGTCACGATGGCGCGCTTGGTGTCAGCGCGCTTGCCGAAACCGGTCTTGGTGCGCTTGCGCTTACCCTGACGGTTGATCGTGTTGACCCCGGTGACCTTGACCGAGAAGACCGCTTCCACGGCCTGCTTGATCTGGGTCTTGTTGGAGCCGGGCGCGACGATGAACGTGTACTTGTTCTCGTCGAGCAGCGCGTAGCTCTTCTCCGAAACAACCGGCTTGACGAGAACGTCACGCGGGTCGGAGTAGGTCTTGCTGGTAACGGTCGCCTCACTCATCAGGCGTCGCTCCCTTCGGTCTCAGCGGTCTGGGGGCCAGACACGAAGGACTCGAAAGCGGCCTGGGTGAAGACCACGTCGTCAGAGACGATCACGTCGTACGTGTTCAGCTGGCCCGGGTCCAGGATGTGCACCTGGGGCAGGTTGCGTGCGGAGAGCCACGCGGCCTCGTCGCTGCGCTCGACGACCAGGAGCACGTTGTTGCGCTCCGAGATCTTGCCGAGCAGCGTCTTGACGGCCTTGGTGGAGATCGCGCTCTCGACCACGCCGGTGACGACGTGGATGCGGGAGTGACGCGCCCGGTCCGACAGGGCACCGCGCAGGGCGGCGGCCTTCATCTTCTTCGGGGTGCGCTGCGAGTAGTCGCGCGGCTTGGGGCCGTGCACGACGCCACCGCCGACGAACTGCGGCGCACGGGTCGAACCCTGACGGGCGCGGCCGGTGCCCTTCTGGCGGTACGGCTTGCGGCCACCACCACGGACTTCACCGCGGCGCTTGGTCGAGTGCGTGCCCTGACGGGCAGCTGCCAGCTGTGCGACAACGACCTGGTGGATCAGCGGAACGCTGGTCTTCGCGTCGAAGATCTCCGCGGGGAGCTCGACGGTACCGGCCTTGTCGCCTGCCGGCGAAAGGATGTCAATGGTGCTCATTACCTCAAGCCCCCTTGGCCGCGGTACGGACCAGGACGAGGCCGCCGTTCGGACCGGGGACCGCGCCCTTGATGAGCAGCAGACCCTTCTCCGCGTCAACCGCGTGGATGGTCAGGTTCTGGGTGGTGACGCGCTCGTTGCCCATCCGGCCGGCCATGCGCATGCCCTTGAAGACACGCCCAGGGGTGGCGCAGCCACCGATCGAACCGGGGGAACGGTGCTTGCGCTGGACGCCGTGTCCGGCGCCGAGGCCCTTGAAGTTGTGACGCTTCATGACACCGGCGAAGCCCTTGCCCTTGCTCTTGCCCGTGACGTCAACCTTGACGCCGGACTCGAACACCTGGGCGGTGATCTCCTGGCCCAGCGTGTACTCGCTGGCGTCAGGGGTGCGGAGCTCCACCAGGTGGCGGCGCGGGGTCACGTCGGCCTTGGCGAAGTGGCCCTTGAGGGGCTTGTTCACCTTGCGCGGGTCGATCTCGCCGAAGGCGATCTGGACCGACTCGTAGCCGTCGCTGTCGTTCGTACGAACCTGCGTCACGACGCACGGACCGGCCTTGACGACGGTCACCGGGACAACCCGGTTGTTCTCGTCCCAGACCTGGGTCATGCCGAGCTTCTCGCCCAGGACGCCCTTGATGTTCTTGCTCATCTCGGCCCGTCCCCTCAGAGCTTGATCTCGATGTCGACGCCCGCCGGCAGGTCGAGGCGCATCAGCGAGTCAACCGTCTTCGGCGTGGGGTCGAGAATGTCGATGAGGCGCTTGTGCGTGCGCATCTCGAAGTGCTCGCGAGAGTCCTTGTACTTGTGCGGCGACTTGATGACGCAGTACACGTTCTTCTCAGTGGGCAGCGGCACCGGGCCCGCGACCGACGCACCAGTGCGGGTCACCGTCTCGACGATCTTCTTCGCCGAGGAGTCGATGACCTCGTGGTCGTAGGCCTTGAGCCGGATGCGGATCTTCTGTCCCGCCATGGCTACTAGTAGTCCTGTCTCTCGTAACGCTCTGGAACCCGGGGTTCTGATTACTCCGCCTCCGACCCACGCGGTCGGGCGTGTCGCATCCCCTCTACGAAAATCTCCCGAAGGAGATCCCAACCAAGGGGGTGCGGGCCTGAGACCGCGGATGCCGGGGGAGGAACCCCACCGGGCGCCTGGCCGGTGCCACACATTGCTTCCCGAAAGATTCCCGTACGTCCGGCCCATGGGGCCGACGAGTACTGTGGGACTCGCTTCCGGTCCTCCCGGCGGGAGGCGCGCAGCATTGACACTCAACCGAGCAACCTGGTCAGTGTGCCATACGGGGCACGAGCCTGGCCAATCGGGCGGAGGATCTTACCCCCCGCTCCACCGTGGTCAAACGCGGGCACGAACCGCCAGCCCGGCCCCTCGCGATATTCGGTCGAGTGCCGTATGTCCCCGCCCCTACAGTGACCGGCCGGGACGGCGACTCACGGGGGCAGCGAACATGCGTACGCACTATCCACGGACCCCGCATCTGCCCTGGTCACCGGGGGCCGCGTCGGACGATGTGCGCCTCACCGACCTCGCCGGACTGACCGGCTCGCAGGTCGTGGTCACCGAGAAGCTGGAC harbors:
- the rplE gene encoding 50S ribosomal protein L5; the encoded protein is MTTTTAPRLKTRYREEIAGKLREEFSYENVMQIPGLVKIVVNMGVGDAARDSKLIDGAVRDLTTITGQKPAVTKARKSIAQFKLREGQPIGCHVTLRGDRMWEFLDRTLSLALPRIRDFRGLSPKQFDGRGNYTFGLTEQVMFHEIDQDKIDRVRGMDITVVTTATNDDEGRALLRHLGFPFKEN
- the rplX gene encoding 50S ribosomal protein L24, producing MKIKKGDLVQVITGKDKGKQGKVIVAYPAQDRVLVEGVNRVKKHTKAGQTARGSQTGGIVTTEAPVHVSNVQLVVEKDGNKVVTRVGYRFDDEGNKIRVAKRTGEDI
- the rplN gene encoding 50S ribosomal protein L14; translated protein: MIQQESRLRVADNTGAKEILTIRVLGGSGRRYAGIGDVIVATVKDAIPGGNVKKGDVVKAVIVRTVKERRRQDGSYIRFDENAAVILKNDGDPRGTRIFGPVGRELREKKFMKIISLAPEVL
- the rpsQ gene encoding 30S ribosomal protein S17 — protein: MSEKTVTETNTDRGFRKTREGLVVSDKMDKTVVVAVEDRVKHALYGKVIRRTNKLKAHDEQNAAGVGDRVILMETRPLSATKRWRVVEILEKAK
- the rpmC gene encoding 50S ribosomal protein L29 — its product is MSAGTKTSELRELGNEELLNKLREAKEELFNLRFQAATGQLENHGRLKSVRKDIARIYTLMRERELGIETVESV
- the rplP gene encoding 50S ribosomal protein L16; this translates as MLIPRRVKHRKQHHPKRSGMSKGGTQVAFGEYGIQALTPAYVTNRQIESARIAMTRHIKRGGKVWINIYPDRPLTKKPAETRMGSGKGSPEWWIANVKPGRVMFELSYPNEKIAREALTRAAHKLPMKCRIVRREAGES
- the rpsC gene encoding 30S ribosomal protein S3, producing the protein MGQKVNPHGFRLGITTDFKSRWYADKLYKDYVKEDVAIRRMMTKGMERAGISKVEIERTRDRVRVDIHTARPGIVIGRRGAEADRIRGELEKLTGKQVQLNILEVKNPEVDAQLVAQAVAEQLSSRVSFRRAMRKSMQSSMKAGAKGIKIQCGGRLGGAEMSRSEFYREGRVPLHTLRANVDYGFFEAKTTFGRIGVKVWIYKGDVKNIAEVRAENAAARAGNRPARGGADRPAGRGGRGGERGGRGRKPQQSAPAAEAPKAEAPAAAPAAESTGTEA
- the rplV gene encoding 50S ribosomal protein L22, which translates into the protein MEARAQARYIRVTPMKARRVVDLIRGMDATEAQAVLRFAPQAASVPVGKVLDSAIANAAHNYDHPDASSLVISEAYVDEGPTLKRFRPRAQGRAYRIRKRTSHITVVVSSKEGTR
- the rpsS gene encoding 30S ribosomal protein S19; translated protein: MPRSLKKGPFVDGHLVKKVDVQNEAGTKNVIKTWSRRSMIIPAMLGHTIAVHNGKIHVPVFVTESMVGHKLGEFSPTRTFRGHVKDDRKSKRR
- the rplB gene encoding 50S ribosomal protein L2 — its product is MGIRKYKPTTPGRRGSSVADFVEITRSTPEKSLVRPLHSKGGRNNTGRVTVRHQGGGHKRAYRVIDFRRHDKDGVPAKVAHIEYDPNRTARIALLHYADGEKRYIIAPRGLTQGDRVENGPAADIKPGNNLALRNIPVGTTIHAIELRPGGGAKFARSAGASVQLLAKEGTMAHLRMPSGEIRLVDARCRATIGEVGNAEQSNINWGKAGRMRWKGVRPSVRGVAMNPVDHPHGGGEGKTSGGRHPVSPWGQKEGRTRSPKKASSKYIVRRRKTNKKR
- the rplW gene encoding 50S ribosomal protein L23, which encodes MSEATVTSKTYSDPRDVLVKPVVSEKSYALLDENKYTFIVAPGSNKTQIKQAVEAVFSVKVTGVNTINRQGKRKRTKTGFGKRADTKRAIVTLAEGDRIDIFGGPTS
- the rplD gene encoding 50S ribosomal protein L4 — protein: MSTIDILSPAGDKAGTVELPAEIFDAKTSVPLIHQVVVAQLAAARQGTHSTKRRGEVRGGGRKPYRQKGTGRARQGSTRAPQFVGGGVVHGPKPRDYSQRTPKKMKAAALRGALSDRARHSRIHVVTGVVESAISTKAVKTLLGKISERNNVLLVVERSDEAAWLSARNLPQVHILDPGQLNTYDVIVSDDVVFTQAAFESFVSGPQTAETEGSDA
- the rplC gene encoding 50S ribosomal protein L3, translated to MSKNIKGVLGEKLGMTQVWDENNRVVPVTVVKAGPCVVTQVRTNDSDGYESVQIAFGEIDPRKVNKPLKGHFAKADVTPRRHLVELRTPDASEYTLGQEITAQVFESGVKVDVTGKSKGKGFAGVMKRHNFKGLGAGHGVQRKHRSPGSIGGCATPGRVFKGMRMAGRMGNERVTTQNLTIHAVDAEKGLLLIKGAVPGPNGGLVLVRTAAKGA
- the rpsJ gene encoding 30S ribosomal protein S10, encoding MAGQKIRIRLKAYDHEVIDSSAKKIVETVTRTGASVAGPVPLPTEKNVYCVIKSPHKYKDSREHFEMRTHKRLIDILDPTPKTVDSLMRLDLPAGVDIEIKL